A single region of the Triticum dicoccoides isolate Atlit2015 ecotype Zavitan chromosome 2B, WEW_v2.0, whole genome shotgun sequence genome encodes:
- the LOC119368392 gene encoding exopolygalacturonase-like: MEPRPRPVAVAVNALLCVLSLCVSAAEAENVTTYDAKNFGAKGNGVDDDTKALVAAWKKACGTPGTVTLVIPPGTYYIGPAHFHGPCEALAITFFLQGVLMAATDLKRFGNDWIEFGWVTNLTVVGQNGGVIDGQGAASWPFNKCPVRKDCKVLPTSVMFLNNQNTVVRDITSVNSKFFHIALLHNNNMRMSNLRIHAPENSPNTDGIHIERNTGVIISDSRIGTGDDCISIGQGNHNIYIARVHCGPGHGMSVGSLGRYVGEGDVTSIHVTDMTFQGTMNGVRIKTWENSPTKSLTARMLFENMVMKDVQTPIIIDQKYCPYYNCEHRYVSGVTIEDIKFKNIKGTSTLPVAVLLRCGVPCRSVVLQNVDLIYNGKAGTLSHCENANATYVGYQHPEPCA, encoded by the exons ATGGAGCCGCGGCCGCGCCCGGTGGCCGTCGCCGTCAACGCGCTGCTCTGCGTCCTCTCTCTCTGCGTGTCCGCGGCCGAGGCCGAGAACGTGACCACCTACGACGCCAAGAACTTCGGCGCTAAAGGCAACGGGGTCGACGACGATACCAAG GCGCTGGTGGCGGCATGGAAGAAAGCGTGCGGGACGCCTGGCACGGTGACGCTGGTTATCCCGCCGGGGACCTACTACATCGGGCCCGCGCATTTCCACGGTCCCTGCGAGGCCCTCGCCATCACCTTCTTCCTCCAG GgggtgctcatggcggcaacggatCTGAAACGTTTTGGCAATGACTGGATTGAGTTCGGGTGGGTGACAAACCTCACCGTGGTCGGCCAGAACGGCGGCGTCATCGACGGCCAGGGCGCCGCCTCCTGGCCATTTAACAAGTGTCCCGTCCgaaaggactgcaaagtccttcccACC AGTGTGATGTTCTTGAACAACCAGAATACGGTGGTGCGTGACATCACGTCGGTGAACAGCAAGTTCTTCCACATCGCGCTGCTGCACAACAACAACATGAGGATGAGCAATCTCCGGATCCACGCGCCGGAAAACAGCCCCAACACGGACGGCATCCACATCGAGCGGAACACGGGTGTGATCATCTCCGACTCCCGCATCGGCACTGGCGACGACTGCATCTCCATCGGCCAGGGGAACCACAATATATACATCGCCCGTGTCCACTGCGGCCCGGGCCACGGCATGAGCGTCGGTAGCCTCGGCCGCTACGTCGGTGAGGGCGACGTCACTAGCATCCACGTCACCGACATGACCTTCCAGGGCACCATGAACGGCGTCCGCATCAAGACGTGGGAGAACTCCCCTACCAAGAGCCTCACCGCGCGCATGCTGTTCGAGAACATGGTGATGAAGGACGTGCAGACCCCCATCATCATCGACCAGAAGTACTGCCCTTACTACAACTGCGAGCACAGGTACGTCTCCGGGGTCACCATCGAGGACATCAAGTTCAAGAACATCAAGGGGACGTCGACGTTGCCCGTGGCCGTGCTGCTCCGGTGCGGCGTGCCGTGCCGCAGCGTCGTGCTGCAGAACGTCGACCTCATCTACAACGGAAAGGCAGGCACCTTGTCACACTGCGAGAACGCCAATGCCACCTACGTTGGCTACCAGCACCCAGAGCCATGCGCCTAG